Proteins from a genomic interval of Desulfomicrobium macestii:
- a CDS encoding NFACT RNA binding domain-containing protein encodes MDASVFCFVARELAERIVGMRVEKVFAPLPETWTLDLGRAGYLVLCTAKPTPFLYLSRHKPENPHNPAGRAMWLRKRLKGRRVLGLVSDWPLRRLALELSPGEGKWLVLDLAANPLLTEALPPGFGSEPVWPELERIKSEEGLWRALPHLTPPLRHHLRSVPSAEAETLLMNLKAGTVSTFYHGLDHQDRPQVRLWPLRDGGACSSVLEAAQMAHGQTLAGLERVHAGADSAVARNIRRIRRALERVQDDHKRLQGMVEKRREGLLLQAQLHRLDRNVRLAVLRLEDEEGGEVEVRLDPGLTVRENMERFFMRAAKGERGLGIVAARVLALQRELDAARQGVLPAESEPGRGAKAPVPVVLPAKYRKIKVQAYRSSDGFLIVRGRSAQANHQLLTQAASPFDYWLHAQDGPGAHVIVKRDFPAQEVPERTVQEAAALAALASHLKMADRGEVLLCLVKDVRPIKGAALGMVGVDKVLRTVRPAIDPALEENLRLEGQR; translated from the coding sequence ATGGACGCCAGTGTTTTCTGTTTTGTGGCCAGGGAATTAGCCGAGCGCATCGTCGGCATGCGCGTGGAGAAGGTTTTTGCGCCTCTTCCCGAAACCTGGACCCTGGATCTTGGTCGGGCCGGGTATCTTGTGCTGTGTACGGCAAAACCCACGCCGTTTCTCTACCTGAGCCGCCACAAGCCCGAAAACCCCCATAACCCGGCAGGCCGCGCCATGTGGTTGCGCAAACGGCTCAAAGGACGTCGCGTCCTCGGGCTCGTTTCGGACTGGCCGCTTCGGCGGCTGGCCCTTGAGTTGTCGCCGGGCGAAGGCAAGTGGCTCGTCCTTGATTTGGCCGCGAATCCGCTGTTGACGGAAGCGTTGCCGCCCGGATTCGGAAGCGAGCCGGTCTGGCCGGAACTTGAGCGAATCAAAAGCGAGGAGGGGCTGTGGAGGGCGCTTCCTCATTTGACCCCTCCATTGCGCCATCATCTGCGTTCGGTTCCGTCGGCCGAAGCCGAGACCTTGCTGATGAACCTGAAGGCCGGCACCGTGTCCACTTTTTATCACGGCCTTGATCATCAGGACCGCCCCCAGGTCCGTCTATGGCCCCTGCGCGACGGAGGGGCCTGTTCCAGCGTTCTGGAGGCCGCGCAGATGGCCCACGGCCAGACACTGGCCGGGCTGGAGCGGGTTCATGCCGGTGCCGACAGCGCCGTGGCCCGCAACATTCGCCGCATCAGGCGCGCCCTTGAGCGGGTGCAGGATGATCACAAGCGTTTGCAGGGCATGGTCGAAAAGCGTCGCGAAGGGCTGCTGCTGCAGGCTCAGCTGCACCGTCTGGACAGGAATGTCCGCCTGGCCGTGTTGCGCCTTGAGGATGAAGAGGGCGGGGAGGTGGAAGTGCGTCTCGATCCTGGCCTGACGGTGCGCGAAAACATGGAACGTTTTTTTATGCGCGCCGCCAAGGGCGAGCGGGGGCTCGGCATTGTCGCCGCCCGTGTGCTGGCCCTCCAGCGGGAACTGGATGCTGCCCGTCAGGGTGTGCTGCCGGCCGAATCCGAGCCGGGGCGCGGCGCAAAAGCTCCCGTGCCTGTCGTGCTCCCCGCCAAGTACCGTAAGATCAAGGTCCAGGCTTACCGCTCCTCCGACGGGTTCCTCATTGTGCGCGGCCGCAGCGCCCAGGCCAATCATCAGCTTCTGACCCAGGCCGCCAGTCCTTTTGATTACTGGCTGCACGCCCAGGACGGCCCCGGCGCGCACGTCATCGTCAAGCGCGACTTCCCGGCCCAGGAAGTGCCCGAGCGGACCGTCCAGGAAGCGGCGGCCCTGGCGGCCCTGGCCAGTCATCTGAAAATGGCCGACCGGGGCGAGGTGCTTCTGTGCCTGGTCAAGGATGTGCGGCCCATAAAGGGCGCGGCCCTTGGAATGGTCGGGGTGGACAAGGTTTTGCGCACGGTGCGTCCGGCCATCGATCCCGCCCTGGAAGAAAACCTTCGTCTCGAAGGGCAACGCTGA